A portion of the Betta splendens chromosome 2, fBetSpl5.4, whole genome shotgun sequence genome contains these proteins:
- the LOC114846027 gene encoding four and a half LIM domains protein 2-like, translating to MMAERYDCTQCEESLYGQKYILREEKPYCIKCYEKLFSHNCEVCQELIGCTSKDLSYKDRHWHSECFLCTKCSRSLVDRPFATKDDVVMCTECYSNEYSAKCHACLKTIMPGSKKMEHKGNSWHENCFTCNRCQQPIGTRSFVQKDGNNYCLSCYEKQFALQCVYCKKPITTGGVNYRDQPWHKECFVCIGCKQQLAGQRFTSRDDFAYCLDCFCNLFAKKCAYCTTPISGLGGSKYISFEQRQWHNDCFNCKKCCVSLVGRGFLTCKDDILCPDCGKDV from the exons ATGATGGCAGAGCGCTATGACTGCACGCAGTGTGAGGAGTCCCTGTATGGACAGAAGTACATCCTGAGGGAGGAGAAACCGTACTGCATTAAGTGCTACGAGAAGCTTTTCTCCCACAACTGTGAGGTGTGCCAGGAGCTCATTGGCTGCACCAGCAAG GATCTGTCCTACAAGGACCGCCACTGGCACAGCGAATGCTTCCTCTGCACCAAATGCAGTCGATCTCTGGTTGATCGTCCCTTTGCCACCAAGGATGACGTGGTGATGTGCACCGAGTGTTACAGTAACGAGTACTCTGCCAAGTGCCATGCGTGCCTCAAGACCATTATGCCAG GCTCTAAAAAGATGGAGCATAAGGGCAACAGTTGGCACGAGAATTGCTTCACCTGCAACCGTTGCCAGCAGCCCATTGGCACCAGGAGCTTTGTGCAGAAGGATGGCAACAACTACTGCCTGTCCTGCTATGAGAAGCAGTTTGCTCTGCAGTGTGTCTACTGCAAAAAG CCCATCACCACTGGAGGAGTGAACTACCGCGACCAGCCCTGGCACAAGGAGTGCTTTGTCTGCATCGGGTGCAAGCAGCAGCTGGCCGGCCAGCGGTTCACCTCCCGCGATGACTTTGCCTACTGCCTCGACTGCTTCTGCAACCTGTTTGCCAAAAAATGTGCTTATTGCACCACCCCGATCAGTG GTCTGGGTGGAAGCAAGTACATCTCCTTTGAGCAGCGCCAGTGGCACAACGACTGTTTCAACTGCAAGAAGTGCTGCGTGTCTCTGGTCGGCCGAGGTTTCTTGACGTGCAAAGATGACATTCTCTGCCCCGACTGTGGCAAAGACGTCTGA
- the c2h7orf57 gene encoding uncharacterized protein C7orf57 homolog: MSTAVPNHRRTKPGGIKPGAVNSGVTGPTSQIPGLSQSADESAPVERISGRRVGIFESDSDYVKLAKQGGHKGLLSHDVDDDDQPKKAYTPANWFAGDDSKGGSKATSPESQMKGGRQPLAAPFGTDNSSSWEKETDRFSHGKEKMSPDSAVDPMEGLSLTNKYKRTSYEKKAPPVSMSKLLSHGYVEDKKKSPNDDDTSSVTSEQTSTIATEDVDDLE, from the exons ATGAGTACCGCTGTGCCCAACCATCGAAGGACCAAGCCTGGAG GCATAAAACCTGGGGCTGTGAACAGTGGCGTGACAGGACCCACTTCCCAGATCCCTGGTCTGTCCCAGAGCGCTGATGAAAGTGCCCCAGTGGAAAGGATCAGTGGACGGCGAGTTGGGATATTTGAGAGCGACTCTGATTATGTCAAGCTGGCCAAGCAGGGAGGACACAAag GGCTGTTGAGCCATGACGTTGATGATGACGACCAACCAAAGAAAGCCTACACTCCAGCCAACTGGTTTGCAGGTGACGACTCAAAGGG TGGAAGCAAAGCAACGTCTCCCGAAAGCCAGATGAAGGGGGGCAGGCAGCCTCTGGCTGCACCGTTTGGAACTGATAATAGTTCGTCCTGGGAAAAAGAAACTGATAGGTTTTCCCATGGTAAAGAGAAG ATGTCTCCTGACTCAGCTGTCGATCCAATGGAGGGCCTGTCCTTAACCAACAAATACAAAAGAAC GTCCTACGAGAAGAAGGCTCCTCCTGTCAGTATGTCGAAGCTACTGAGTCATGGATATGTGGAGGACAAAAAGAAGTCTCCTAATGATGACGATACCTCAA GTGTGACCTCAGAACAGACCAGCACCATCGCCACGGAGGACGTGGACGACCTGGAGTAG